A window from Deltaproteobacteria bacterium encodes these proteins:
- a CDS encoding cupin domain-containing protein produces MKQERIADSIDQLDRDMAEKSLEGHWSLGLEDLPPYPVTQVRPCLWRWEDIHESMIRAGEVVNLEQDAERRTIRLLNPGIPGGHGTTHTIHFSFQYVKHGEYARTHRHTAAAFRFVLHGRDAYTTVNGQKCVMEEGDLILTPQLTWHDHVNDSGAPIIWLDGLDIPLTQALHQLYFEPYHQEQQNVEATSEETAGFYSHARPAMEPPRQFFHYKWADTARSLERLRRNKAGRDPYDGYLLEFLNPVTGGPTMPTVQCAVQLLEPGHETLPHRHTSTVIYHVFRGQGTSIIGGQVFEWRQGDSFVVPLWNQHAHANTSSDTDAILLSMSDAPVVKALDLYREAS; encoded by the coding sequence ATGAAACAGGAACGGATCGCCGATTCCATCGACCAGCTCGACCGGGACATGGCGGAGAAGAGCCTCGAAGGCCACTGGAGCCTGGGGCTGGAGGACCTGCCGCCCTACCCCGTCACCCAGGTGCGGCCGTGCCTGTGGCGATGGGAAGACATTCACGAGAGCATGATACGGGCCGGGGAGGTGGTGAACCTGGAGCAAGACGCGGAGCGCCGCACCATCCGGCTCCTGAACCCCGGCATTCCCGGCGGCCACGGCACCACCCATACGATCCACTTCTCGTTCCAGTACGTCAAGCACGGCGAGTACGCGCGCACGCACCGCCACACGGCCGCGGCCTTCCGCTTCGTGCTCCACGGCCGCGACGCCTACACCACCGTCAACGGCCAGAAGTGCGTGATGGAGGAAGGCGACCTGATCCTGACGCCCCAGCTCACCTGGCACGACCACGTCAACGACTCCGGCGCGCCCATCATCTGGCTCGACGGCCTCGACATCCCGCTGACGCAGGCGCTGCACCAGCTCTACTTCGAGCCCTATCACCAGGAGCAGCAGAACGTGGAGGCCACCAGCGAGGAGACCGCGGGCTTCTACAGCCACGCCCGCCCCGCCATGGAGCCGCCGCGGCAGTTCTTCCACTACAAGTGGGCCGACACCGCCCGCAGCCTGGAACGGCTCCGGCGCAACAAGGCCGGCAGGGACCCCTACGACGGCTACCTGCTGGAGTTCCTGAACCCGGTCACCGGCGGCCCCACCATGCCCACCGTCCAGTGCGCCGTCCAGCTCCTGGAACCCGGCCACGAAACCCTCCCGCACCGCCATACCAGCACCGTGATCTACCACGTCTTCCGGGGCCAGGGCACCTCCATCATCGGCGGCCAGGTCTTCGAGTGGCGCCAGGGCGATTCCTTCGTCGTGCCGCTATGGAACCAGCACGCCCACGCCAACACGTCATCGGACACGGATGCCATCCTCCTGTCCATGAGCGACGCCCCGGTGGTGAAGGCGCTGGACCTGTACCGGGAGGCGAGTTAA
- a CDS encoding ABC transporter substrate-binding protein, whose product MALLVAAFLIGMPGLLTAQVKIGMITTLSGGGSALGVDVRDGFKLALDQGSGKLGGTAVELLVEDDARKSGKALQVANRFMKRDKVDVMTGIIWSNLAIAVVPKVVGTGIFYISPNAGPSKLAGADCHENYFNVAWQNDNLHEAMGQYVAQKGFKNAYIMAPNYPAGKDALRGFKRFYKGKLAGEVYTTLGQTDYAAEIAALRAANPDAVFFFLPGGMGISFIKQYHQAGLTGKVPLFGPAFSFDQTILGAVGDAALGVINSSQWNKDIDNSANKAFVAGFRKAYNRLPSLYASQGYDAARLIGAALKSTGGKVDDKDAFRAALRKADFESVRGNFRFGSNHHPVQDIHVREVVREGKVLTNKTVGKAFSDHADAYAGQCKM is encoded by the coding sequence ATGGCCTTGCTCGTCGCAGCATTCTTGATCGGCATGCCCGGTTTGCTGACGGCCCAGGTGAAGATCGGCATGATCACGACCCTGTCGGGAGGCGGCAGCGCCCTCGGCGTGGACGTGCGCGATGGTTTCAAGCTGGCGCTGGACCAGGGGAGCGGCAAGCTCGGTGGGACGGCGGTGGAGTTGCTGGTGGAGGACGACGCGCGCAAGTCGGGCAAGGCGCTGCAGGTGGCCAACCGCTTCATGAAGCGCGACAAGGTCGACGTGATGACCGGGATCATCTGGTCCAATCTGGCCATCGCGGTGGTGCCCAAGGTGGTGGGGACCGGCATCTTCTACATCAGCCCCAACGCCGGCCCGTCGAAGCTGGCGGGCGCGGACTGCCACGAGAACTACTTCAACGTGGCGTGGCAGAACGACAACCTGCACGAGGCCATGGGCCAGTACGTGGCGCAAAAGGGTTTCAAGAACGCCTACATCATGGCGCCCAACTACCCCGCGGGGAAGGACGCCCTGCGCGGCTTCAAACGCTTCTACAAGGGCAAGCTGGCCGGCGAGGTCTACACCACGCTGGGGCAGACCGACTACGCCGCCGAGATCGCGGCGCTGCGCGCCGCCAACCCGGACGCGGTCTTCTTCTTCCTGCCCGGGGGCATGGGCATCAGCTTCATCAAGCAGTACCATCAGGCCGGCCTGACCGGGAAGGTTCCTCTGTTCGGGCCGGCGTTCTCGTTCGACCAGACCATCCTCGGGGCGGTGGGCGACGCCGCGCTGGGCGTGATCAACTCGTCCCAGTGGAACAAGGACATCGACAATTCCGCCAACAAGGCCTTCGTGGCGGGGTTCCGGAAGGCCTACAACAGGCTGCCGTCGCTATACGCCAGCCAGGGCTACGACGCGGCGCGGCTGATCGGCGCGGCGCTCAAGAGCACCGGCGGCAAGGTCGACGACAAGGACGCCTTCCGCGCGGCCCTACGCAAGGCCGACTTCGAGTCGGTGCGCGGGAACTTCCGGTTCGGATCGAACCACCATCCGGTGCAGGACATCCACGTCCGCGAGGTGGTGCGCGAAGGCAAGGTGTTGACCAACAAGACCGTCGGCAAAGCGTTCTCGGACCACGCGGACGCCTACGCCGGCCAGTGCAAGATGTAG
- a CDS encoding branched-chain amino acid ABC transporter permease — MSVLLVLEQILNGLQFGVMLFLMAAGLTLVFGIMGMINLAHGSLYMVGAYVCATVFQLTGSFLLALAVTLCATAAVGMAVERVALRTLYSRDHLDQVLATFGLILFFNELTKVIWGPRALFLDVPAALSGSVQIIPGVDYPLYRLAIIVVGGLVAFSLYWLIVRTRLGMMIRASASNQEIIGALGVNVPLLYTLVFGLGALLAGLAGAMAGPVWAVEVGMGENILILTFVVIVIGGIGSVRGALVGSILVGFIDIMGRAFLPATLGLLFDPATANGVGASLASMSIYIFMAAILVWRPRGLLPVYGRYQ; from the coding sequence ATGTCCGTCCTTCTGGTCCTCGAGCAGATCCTGAACGGCCTTCAGTTCGGGGTCATGCTCTTCCTCATGGCCGCCGGCCTGACCCTGGTGTTCGGCATCATGGGCATGATCAACCTGGCCCACGGCTCGCTGTACATGGTGGGCGCCTACGTGTGCGCCACCGTGTTCCAGCTCACCGGCTCCTTCCTGCTGGCACTGGCGGTCACCTTGTGCGCCACGGCGGCGGTGGGCATGGCGGTTGAGCGGGTGGCGCTGCGGACCCTCTACAGCCGCGACCACCTCGACCAGGTCCTCGCCACGTTCGGTCTGATCCTCTTCTTCAACGAGCTGACCAAGGTCATCTGGGGACCGCGCGCACTGTTTCTCGACGTTCCGGCAGCGCTCTCCGGCTCGGTGCAGATCATCCCCGGCGTGGACTACCCGCTGTACCGGCTGGCCATCATCGTGGTGGGCGGGTTGGTGGCGTTTTCCCTCTACTGGCTCATCGTGCGCACGCGCCTGGGCATGATGATCCGGGCGAGTGCCAGCAATCAGGAGATCATCGGCGCGCTGGGGGTGAACGTGCCCCTCCTGTACACGTTGGTGTTCGGGCTGGGCGCGCTCCTGGCCGGGCTCGCCGGGGCCATGGCCGGGCCGGTGTGGGCCGTGGAGGTCGGCATGGGCGAGAACATCCTCATCCTGACCTTCGTCGTCATCGTCATCGGCGGCATCGGCTCCGTCCGCGGGGCGCTCGTCGGTTCCATTCTGGTGGGGTTCATCGACATCATGGGCCGCGCCTTTCTGCCGGCCACGCTGGGGCTCTTGTTCGACCCCGCCACCGCCAACGGCGTGGGCGCCTCCCTGGCCTCCATGTCCATCTACATTTTCATGGCCGCCATCCTGGTGTGGCGGCCCCGTGGCCTGCTGCCGGTGTACGGCAGATACCAGTAG
- a CDS encoding branched-chain amino acid ABC transporter permease, with protein MHDPSETAARSRPVVIGGNAGFARWTNAALATVIVAALAVLPPVAEGLDESFLIGLFTRILIFALAAASLDLILGFGGMVSFGHSAYFGAGAYVVAVTSFHGAGGDAPAWPFALAWFESALAVWPLAVGAAALLALLIGAVSLRTSGMYFIMITLAFAQMLYYFFVSLEVYGGDDGLSIAQRNRLTGLDLENETAFYYVCLLILAVCLLLGRRLVRSRFGMVLQGCKENEERMLALGFPVYRYKLTAFVLAGAAAGLAGALMANYMGFVDPALMHWTVSGEIMVMVILGGMGTLAGPVIGAAVLLLLEEILSAYMEHWMIILGPVLILVVLFARRGIWGWFERGKDAHV; from the coding sequence ATGCATGATCCCTCCGAAACGGCAGCGCGTTCCCGCCCGGTAGTCATCGGAGGGAACGCCGGCTTCGCACGCTGGACAAACGCCGCCCTCGCGACGGTCATCGTAGCCGCGTTGGCGGTGCTGCCGCCCGTGGCCGAGGGGCTGGACGAGTCCTTCCTCATCGGGCTCTTCACCCGCATCCTGATCTTCGCCCTGGCCGCGGCGAGCCTGGACCTTATCCTGGGCTTCGGCGGCATGGTCAGCTTCGGCCACTCGGCGTACTTCGGCGCCGGCGCCTACGTGGTGGCCGTCACGTCGTTCCATGGAGCCGGCGGCGACGCCCCGGCATGGCCCTTCGCCCTGGCCTGGTTCGAGAGCGCCCTGGCGGTCTGGCCGCTGGCGGTGGGAGCGGCGGCGCTGCTCGCCCTCCTGATAGGCGCGGTCAGCCTGCGCACCAGCGGCATGTACTTCATCATGATCACGTTGGCGTTCGCGCAGATGCTCTACTACTTCTTCGTGTCGTTGGAGGTGTACGGCGGCGACGACGGACTGAGCATCGCCCAGAGGAACCGGCTGACGGGGCTCGACCTGGAAAACGAGACCGCGTTCTACTACGTGTGCCTGCTCATCCTGGCGGTCTGCCTTCTGCTGGGACGGCGGCTGGTGCGCTCCCGCTTCGGCATGGTGTTGCAGGGCTGCAAGGAAAACGAGGAACGGATGCTGGCACTCGGCTTCCCGGTCTACCGCTACAAGCTCACGGCTTTCGTCCTGGCCGGTGCGGCGGCCGGGCTCGCGGGCGCGCTAATGGCCAATTACATGGGTTTCGTGGACCCGGCGCTGATGCACTGGACCGTGTCGGGCGAAATCATGGTGATGGTGATCCTGGGCGGCATGGGCACGCTGGCCGGTCCGGTCATCGGCGCCGCCGTGCTGCTGCTCCTGGAGGAGATCCTGTCGGCGTACATGGAACACTGGATGATCATCCTGGGGCCGGTGCTGATCCTGGTGGTACTGTTCGCCCGCCGCGGCATCTGGGGCTGGTTCGAGCGAGGAAAAGACGCCCATGTCTGA
- a CDS encoding ABC transporter ATP-binding protein, whose protein sequence is MSEALLAARRLTKTYGALKATDSLSLDVVHGEIHALIGPNGAGKTTAIKQLSGEVAPDEGAIHLAGRDITHRPMHERARLGLARSFQITSVFGGFTAEDNVAMAVQAHDGHSFRFWRPARSDPALRGPARHALEQVGLGPRAGVIARNLAHGEQRQLEIAMALATSPALLLLDEPMAGMGPDEARRMVALLGGLKGQVAILLVEHDMDAVFALADRVTVLVTGREVATGPPDAIRVDPVVREAYLGEDA, encoded by the coding sequence ATGTCTGAAGCGCTGCTCGCCGCCCGCCGACTCACCAAGACCTACGGTGCGCTCAAGGCCACCGACTCCTTGTCCCTGGACGTAGTCCACGGGGAGATCCACGCGCTCATCGGCCCCAACGGCGCGGGCAAGACCACGGCCATCAAGCAGCTCTCCGGCGAGGTGGCGCCGGACGAGGGCGCCATCCACCTCGCCGGACGGGACATCACTCACAGGCCCATGCACGAGCGCGCGCGGCTGGGGCTGGCGCGGTCGTTCCAGATCACCTCGGTATTCGGCGGCTTCACCGCCGAGGACAACGTGGCCATGGCGGTGCAGGCCCACGACGGCCACTCCTTCCGCTTCTGGCGCCCGGCGCGGTCGGACCCGGCGCTGCGGGGTCCCGCCCGCCACGCCCTGGAGCAGGTGGGCCTGGGCCCACGTGCCGGCGTCATCGCCCGCAACCTCGCCCACGGCGAACAGCGGCAACTCGAAATCGCCATGGCACTGGCCACCAGCCCCGCCCTGCTCCTGCTGGACGAGCCCATGGCCGGCATGGGTCCGGACGAAGCCAGACGCATGGTGGCGCTACTGGGGGGGTTGAAGGGACAGGTAGCCATCCTGCTGGTGGAGCACGACATGGACGCCGTCTTCGCCCTGGCGGACCGCGTCACCGTGCTGGTGACCGGCCGCGAGGTGGCCACCGGCCCGCCGGACGCCATCCGGGTAGACCCGGTGGTGCGGGAAGCGTACCTGGGGGAGGACGCGTAG
- a CDS encoding ABC transporter ATP-binding protein has product MLELEDIRTFYGASQILFDVSLRVDAGEMVTLMGRNGMGKTTTVRSIMGLVRPRAGKIRFQGVEIQGKPSHLVARAGIGLVPEGRQVFPNLTVRENLEVAAGYGSASQSGAADPWTVERIYEMFPALEARKDLYGRALSGGEQQMLAIGRALMTNARLILLDEATEGLAPLVCAEIWRCLERLKAVGQAILLIDSNHGALMQLANRHYIMEKGRIVWSGDSAALAAAEDVRHRYLGV; this is encoded by the coding sequence ATGCTGGAACTCGAAGACATCCGGACATTCTACGGTGCCAGTCAGATCCTGTTCGACGTGAGCCTGCGAGTCGACGCCGGCGAGATGGTGACCCTCATGGGCCGCAACGGCATGGGCAAGACCACCACCGTGCGCTCCATCATGGGGCTGGTGCGGCCACGGGCCGGGAAGATCCGTTTCCAGGGCGTCGAGATCCAGGGCAAGCCGAGCCACCTCGTGGCCCGGGCCGGCATCGGCCTCGTGCCCGAGGGGCGGCAGGTCTTCCCCAACCTGACGGTGAGAGAGAACCTGGAGGTGGCTGCGGGATACGGCTCCGCTTCCCAAAGCGGCGCCGCGGACCCGTGGACCGTGGAACGCATCTACGAGATGTTTCCGGCGCTGGAGGCGCGCAAAGACCTGTACGGCCGCGCCTTGTCGGGCGGCGAGCAGCAGATGCTCGCCATCGGCCGCGCGCTCATGACCAACGCGCGTCTGATCCTGCTGGACGAAGCCACCGAGGGTCTGGCCCCGCTCGTGTGCGCCGAGATCTGGCGCTGTCTGGAACGACTCAAGGCCGTGGGGCAGGCCATCCTCCTCATCGACAGCAACCACGGCGCGCTCATGCAACTCGCCAATCGCCACTACATCATGGAGAAGGGCCGCATTGTCTGGAGCGGCGACTCCGCCGCCCTGGCCGCGGCCGAGGATGTGCGGCATCGGTACCTGGGGGTGTAG
- a CDS encoding ABC transporter ATP-binding protein: MEPYIRSTDITLTFTPKNRDPVTALKNFRIELNSGEFVSIVGPSGCGKSTFLNVLLGLLKPTEGELEIGGKKITGPGVERAMVFQEFGLLPWRTVMANVELGPELKGESVASRRPRAQELVNLVGLTGFEGHFPHELSGGMKQRVGLARALATDPEVLLMDEPFAALDAQTRDLMQAELLEVWDKHKKTVLFVTHSIEEAAYLSDRVIVMTARPGKTKRIIKINLPRPRDYEMRLTPEFNDIKLDIWNTLKDELNPRE, from the coding sequence ATGGAACCGTACATCCGATCCACCGACATCACGCTGACGTTCACACCGAAGAACCGGGACCCGGTCACGGCCCTGAAGAATTTTCGCATCGAGTTGAACAGCGGCGAGTTCGTCTCCATCGTCGGACCGTCGGGGTGTGGCAAAAGCACGTTCCTCAACGTGCTCCTGGGGTTGCTCAAGCCGACTGAAGGCGAGCTCGAGATCGGCGGCAAGAAGATTACCGGGCCGGGGGTCGAGCGCGCCATGGTCTTCCAGGAGTTCGGGCTGCTGCCGTGGCGTACGGTCATGGCCAACGTGGAGCTGGGGCCGGAGCTCAAGGGAGAGTCGGTGGCCTCGCGCCGGCCGCGCGCCCAGGAACTCGTCAACCTGGTGGGGCTTACCGGCTTCGAAGGGCACTTTCCGCACGAGCTGTCGGGCGGCATGAAGCAGCGGGTGGGACTCGCCCGGGCGCTGGCCACGGATCCCGAGGTGCTGCTCATGGACGAGCCCTTCGCGGCGCTGGATGCGCAGACCCGGGACCTGATGCAGGCCGAGCTGCTGGAGGTCTGGGACAAGCACAAGAAGACGGTGCTGTTCGTCACTCACAGCATCGAAGAGGCCGCCTACCTGTCGGACCGCGTCATCGTGATGACCGCGCGGCCGGGCAAGACCAAACGCATCATCAAGATCAACCTGCCGCGGCCGCGGGACTACGAGATGCGCCTCACACCCGAGTTCAACGACATCAAGCTCGACATCTGGAACACCCTCAAGGACGAGTTGAACCCGAGGGAGTAA
- a CDS encoding ABC transporter permease, whose product MRIKGLSEGTVRFLLGAGAVAGFFLVWEFLLTYVFIFNPFFITKPSLMWAATGDLVLSGELWKDLYVSGKPFVYGFAGAVIIGIPLGVVMGWRRRVAFALDPFLTAMYASPLVALAPLLIVMFGVGVKGKAILIFLLAVFPFIFNAFAGVRSVDNLLINVVRSLGGKERDLYFKVILPSTLPYLVAGARIAIGRGIVGIIVGEFYAASEGIGHALIWYGDMYQLAQMFVCILVLMIIAVIFTQGLRKAELAIAPWRTQETR is encoded by the coding sequence ATGCGAATCAAGGGACTGTCGGAAGGCACCGTGCGCTTCCTGCTGGGGGCGGGGGCGGTGGCGGGTTTCTTCCTCGTGTGGGAGTTCCTGCTCACCTACGTCTTCATCTTCAACCCGTTCTTCATCACCAAGCCGTCACTGATGTGGGCGGCAACGGGCGACCTGGTCCTGAGCGGCGAGCTGTGGAAGGACCTCTACGTCAGCGGCAAGCCGTTCGTCTACGGCTTCGCCGGCGCGGTGATCATCGGCATCCCGCTGGGGGTGGTGATGGGCTGGCGGCGCCGGGTGGCGTTCGCGCTGGACCCGTTTCTCACCGCCATGTACGCGAGCCCGCTGGTGGCGCTGGCGCCGCTGCTCATCGTGATGTTCGGCGTGGGCGTCAAGGGCAAGGCCATCCTGATCTTCCTGCTGGCGGTATTCCCGTTCATCTTCAACGCCTTCGCCGGCGTCCGCTCCGTGGATAACCTGCTCATCAACGTGGTGCGGTCCCTGGGCGGCAAGGAACGCGACCTCTACTTCAAGGTGATCCTGCCGAGCACCCTCCCCTACCTCGTGGCGGGGGCGCGCATCGCCATCGGCCGGGGCATCGTCGGCATCATCGTGGGCGAGTTCTACGCCGCTTCCGAGGGCATCGGCCACGCGCTCATCTGGTACGGCGACATGTACCAGCTCGCGCAGATGTTCGTGTGCATCCTCGTGCTGATGATCATCGCGGTCATCTTCACCCAGGGTCTGCGCAAGGCCGAACTCGCCATCGCGCCCTGGCGCACGCAGGAGACCCGATGA
- a CDS encoding ABC transporter permease, whose translation MNRLLSQYHENEAPILGWGFIALFLLAWELLPSVVALPKGLALFFTTPYHIGVKLIEMVTSGEVAFHFYVSGTEFIVGLVLSIIVALPVGLVMGRFNTLNAMFDPFVTAFNATPRLVFLPLVVLWFGFGIWSTVIIVFIGALFPLLINTYEGVKNVDRVLVNVVRSFGANEWQLMKIVVLPNSLPYIIAGLRLAIGRAILGVVVGEFFGSDQGVGFLMAEAAGNYIVDVVFAGLIMFMGISLVMTMAVKKLEDRLSQWRPEQVKTF comes from the coding sequence ATGAACCGCTTGCTGTCGCAGTACCACGAGAACGAGGCACCCATCCTGGGATGGGGCTTCATCGCGCTGTTCCTGCTGGCCTGGGAACTCCTGCCCTCGGTGGTGGCGCTGCCCAAGGGCCTGGCGCTGTTCTTCACCACGCCGTACCACATTGGCGTCAAGCTCATCGAGATGGTCACCTCGGGCGAGGTGGCGTTTCATTTCTACGTCAGCGGCACGGAGTTCATCGTCGGGCTCGTGCTTTCCATCATCGTCGCCCTTCCCGTGGGGCTGGTCATGGGGCGTTTCAACACGCTCAACGCCATGTTCGACCCCTTCGTCACGGCCTTCAACGCCACCCCTCGGCTGGTATTCCTGCCGCTGGTGGTGCTCTGGTTCGGCTTCGGCATCTGGTCCACGGTGATCATCGTCTTCATCGGGGCGCTGTTCCCGCTCCTCATCAATACGTACGAGGGCGTCAAGAACGTGGATCGCGTTCTCGTCAACGTGGTCCGCTCCTTCGGCGCCAACGAGTGGCAGCTCATGAAGATCGTGGTGCTGCCCAACTCCCTGCCCTACATCATCGCCGGCCTCCGGCTCGCCATCGGCCGCGCCATCCTCGGCGTGGTGGTGGGTGAGTTCTTCGGCTCCGATCAGGGTGTCGGCTTCCTCATGGCCGAGGCCGCCGGCAACTACATCGTCGACGTGGTCTTCGCCGGCCTCATCATGTTCATGGGCATCTCGCTGGTGATGACCATGGCCGTCAAGAAGCTGGAAGACCGCCTGAGCCAGTGGCGGCCGGAGCAGGTGAAGACGTTCTGA
- a CDS encoding AAA family ATPase, translating to MLTRLTIRNFKRFAEVPIELGSPVVFIGPNNSGKTSAMQALALWDVGLRRWNEKRSGKSTPEKRPGVTVSRRDLVAIPIPDANLLWRDLHVRDVQKVDGKPRTSNIRIDIVVEGLSNDQAWACGLEFDYANEESFYCRPLRLSDGKTPERMPVPEEAAHARVAFLPPMSGLAATETRLDAGAVDVRIGEGRTAEVLRNLCFHVHGEQPEHWQRLVKQIEGLFGTVVDPPRYVAERGEIVMSYRERGTRLDLSSAGRGLQQTLLLLAYMYANPGSVLLLDEPDAHLEILRQRQTYRLLTDVARDSGSQIIAASHSEVLLDEAADRDLVVAFVGRPHRIDDRGSQVLKALREIGFEQYYQAEQTGWVLYLEGSTDLSILHAFAKRLGHERALEVLGRPFVKYVQNRASGVRTHYRGLKEAVPGLRGVVLFDRLESEPGDMAPVECLMWKRREIENYLCSRATLKAYATASASEAVAGPLFTRAEAEKRVNVMWKAIDQVETALETLGKGSPWDGDIKASDEFLEPVFKAYFERLGLPNLMAKKNFYELAECVPESEIDPEIREKLDAIVRIAESATPAREPS from the coding sequence ATGCTGACCAGACTCACCATAAGAAACTTCAAGCGCTTCGCCGAAGTCCCAATCGAGCTTGGTAGCCCGGTGGTTTTCATCGGCCCGAACAACTCGGGCAAGACTTCGGCCATGCAGGCCCTGGCCCTCTGGGACGTTGGGCTCCGGCGCTGGAACGAGAAACGCTCCGGCAAGAGCACACCGGAGAAACGCCCAGGGGTCACCGTCAGCCGTCGCGACTTGGTCGCTATCCCTATTCCTGACGCGAACCTCCTCTGGAGGGATCTTCATGTGCGGGATGTCCAGAAGGTCGACGGCAAACCGCGGACCAGCAATATCCGCATCGATATCGTCGTCGAGGGATTGAGCAACGACCAGGCTTGGGCCTGCGGACTGGAGTTCGACTACGCCAACGAGGAGTCATTTTACTGTCGGCCGCTCCGTCTATCGGACGGCAAGACGCCGGAGCGCATGCCGGTCCCGGAGGAAGCCGCACACGCACGGGTCGCTTTCTTGCCACCGATGTCGGGACTGGCGGCTACGGAGACTCGGCTCGATGCGGGTGCCGTGGACGTCCGAATAGGAGAAGGGCGTACGGCGGAGGTACTGCGTAACCTCTGCTTCCATGTCCATGGGGAACAGCCGGAACACTGGCAACGGCTGGTGAAGCAGATTGAGGGTCTGTTCGGCACGGTGGTGGACCCGCCCCGCTATGTGGCGGAGCGTGGGGAGATCGTGATGAGCTATCGTGAGCGGGGGACGAGGCTCGACTTGTCTTCAGCAGGACGCGGTCTTCAGCAGACGCTGCTCCTTCTGGCGTACATGTATGCCAACCCTGGATCGGTCTTGCTTCTGGACGAGCCGGATGCGCATCTGGAGATTCTGCGCCAACGGCAGACCTACCGCCTGCTCACCGATGTCGCTCGTGACAGCGGAAGTCAAATTATCGCTGCGAGCCACTCGGAGGTCCTGCTCGACGAGGCCGCAGACAGAGATCTGGTAGTGGCCTTCGTGGGCCGGCCGCACCGCATCGACGACCGTGGCAGTCAAGTGTTGAAGGCGCTCAGGGAAATAGGCTTCGAACAGTATTATCAGGCAGAGCAGACGGGTTGGGTGCTTTACCTTGAAGGCTCAACGGACCTCTCGATTCTCCACGCTTTCGCCAAGCGGCTGGGGCATGAACGCGCCTTGGAGGTTCTTGGACGGCCCTTCGTCAAGTATGTTCAGAATAGAGCCAGTGGCGTTCGAACTCACTACCGTGGTCTGAAGGAGGCGGTGCCGGGGCTTCGAGGAGTGGTGTTGTTCGATCGGCTGGAGTCGGAACCAGGAGACATGGCACCGGTGGAATGCCTGATGTGGAAACGCCGGGAGATCGAGAACTACCTGTGCTCCAGAGCCACACTGAAGGCGTATGCCACAGCGTCGGCGTCCGAGGCCGTGGCTGGACCGTTGTTCACGCGGGCGGAAGCCGAGAAGCGCGTGAACGTGATGTGGAAGGCGATCGATCAGGTAGAGACTGCGTTAGAGACCTTGGGCAAGGGTTCTCCCTGGGACGGGGACATCAAGGCCAGCGATGAGTTCCTGGAGCCGGTGTTCAAGGCGTATTTCGAGAGACTCGGGCTGCCGAACCTCATGGCGAAGAAGAACTTCTACGAATTGGCCGAGTGTGTCCCTGAAAGCGAAATTGATCCGGAGATCCGTGAAAAGCTCGACGCCATCGTGCGAATCGCGGAGAGCGCCACACCGGCGAGAGAACCATCATGA
- a CDS encoding SDR family NAD(P)-dependent oxidoreductase, translated as MAIITGGANGIGRCVALRFAREGIAVAIADADRESASGVVEELTAAGAQARAYGVDVTRAAEIKDVVARVRQDLGPVGILCNLAGGTIHTKAVEDLSWAEWREVLDVNLKGTFLFCREVAPSMMEQRRGRIVNTASNYGLTGCALRTPYSAAKAGVLGFTKSLAQELAPYGVLVNAVAPGPTDTPRVLAKAAPGSREAWKPLIPMGRTGQPEDIAEGFYFLVGPQNTYITGYTLNVNGGVVMN; from the coding sequence GTGGCAATCATCACCGGTGGCGCCAACGGCATCGGCCGTTGCGTCGCGTTGCGGTTCGCCCGGGAGGGCATCGCCGTCGCCATCGCCGACGCCGACCGTGAGAGCGCGTCAGGAGTCGTGGAAGAGCTGACGGCGGCGGGAGCGCAGGCGCGCGCCTACGGCGTCGACGTGACCCGTGCCGCGGAGATCAAGGATGTTGTGGCGCGGGTGCGCCAGGACCTCGGACCCGTCGGCATCCTCTGCAACCTTGCCGGCGGCACCATCCACACGAAGGCCGTGGAGGACCTCTCCTGGGCCGAGTGGCGCGAAGTGCTGGACGTGAACCTGAAGGGCACGTTCCTCTTCTGCCGCGAGGTGGCGCCCAGCATGATGGAGCAACGGCGCGGCCGCATCGTCAACACCGCTTCCAACTACGGCCTCACCGGCTGTGCCCTGCGTACCCCGTACTCTGCCGCCAAGGCGGGCGTCCTAGGCTTCACCAAGTCCCTGGCCCAGGAACTGGCCCCCTACGGCGTCCTCGTCAACGCCGTCGCCCCCGGCCCCACGGACACCCCGCGCGTCCTGGCCAAGGCCGCGCCGGGCTCGCGCGAGGCCTGGAAGCCGCTCATCCCCATGGGCCGCACCGGCCAGCCCGAGGACATCGCCGAAGGCTTCTACTTCCTCGTAGGCCCCCAGAACACCTACATCACCGGCTACACGCTCAACGTCAACGGCGGCGTGGTGATGAACTGA